A window of Eublepharis macularius isolate TG4126 chromosome 18, MPM_Emac_v1.0, whole genome shotgun sequence genomic DNA:
AGTGCCCTCTGCTCCCATTAGTTTAATTCATGCTCAGACATGCACACAGTGTACTAAAAGTCGCATTCTTTCATCCTAAAGACTAATGAGAAAAGGGGCTAGAGACACCTGTAACAATTTTCAGCACTTTCACCGAAGTACAATCCCCAAGATTCTTTGCAGAAAGCCATAGCAATGAAAGACAAAATTGTGTAGCATAGATATGCtcagtggtggtgatggagagagccctcaagcggagttgacttatggcgacctctggtggggttttcattgcaagaaactaacagaagtggtttgccattgcctgcctcagcaaccctggtcttctttggaggtctctcatccaattactaaccaaggctgaccctgcttagcttctgagatctgactagatcaggctcacctgggctattagGTCAGGGCAGATATGCTCAGAAATAGGCTGCAAACTGATCATTTTCATTTCTGCCTTTTGGATTTTTTGGATGGTCCTGGTGCTTCCCTATCATTTGGTCAACTAACAGGCTTGCTGTTTGCCTGCGCATGGTGGGTAAACCCTCCCCCTCAAGAAACTGAGAAGTGGGAGAGAAAATAACCGGAAGATGGCTTCCATAGTGATGCTCTGGGACTTCCCCATGTTCCTGTGGTATTTAAcacagagattaggggaaattcctacagtatcacctggaagtgacattccaTCCTccaccaaactccaccctccctaggctccaccatTAAAACCTTTAGATGTTTGCAgaggcagtgcaggcagccttACCAACTATTAGACAGATTAAGGGGCACAGCACTCTGTTCACAGATTGCAGTCAAGGGACATGGAGAATACTCAGTCATTGAAGGCCCTAAGCTTGATGTAACAATGTGATGGTGGTGgcaagtaccctcaagtcataactgacttatggcaacccctggtggggttttcatggcaagtgactaacagaggtggtctgccattgcctgcctctgcaaccctggtctttgttggaggtctcccaaccgattactaaccaaggacaaccgtgctttgcttctgagatctgacaagatcaggctcacttgggctgtccaggtcagggcgatGTAAAAAAGAGAGAGCTGTTACTGCATATGCAATATGAATATGCATGGAGCCCTGAATCAATACCTGCAGAACAAACAAAACCCGGAATGGAAACAGATTTATACTATGGAAATAGTATGAGGGGAAAGTGTCTCTTATTTGTTTAACTCTAAGCTGCACATTAGGCTGCAACTTTTGAACCAGGCAGCTGTTCTGAACAGCAGTTTGATGTACAGCAATTATCCAGTAGTAACTTCTCTCTCTGTGCCATGAAAAGGTACACCTGCTGTTCTCTGCTGAGTCCATTTTTAGAAAGTTTCTGTTGCAAGCTAGGCTAGTGCATAAGACTAGCTTGTTCGAAGAACCTTGTTTAAAAACATACTGAGTAGGGGGATATACCATTTGTTTGCACCATGAAAGGCCTGGCCAGGTTTTTGCAAAGGACATTTCAGAGGCaagttgttttcttttctttctttccttttttaaaaaaaaaaacccacaaaaatgttCCCATAACTGCATTTGTGCAAAATAAGCGTTGGATCCTGACAGCTCTTGAAGAAGTACACAACTTTGCTCTCTTGTTCAAAATAATACAGTTGGAAGCTAGACCAGGTATTGGTTACAGCTGAGTGTAGGATGCTTCCATAATGAGATGTAaacattttaatttcatttaactTTTCTTAAACCCCCCATGAGTTGCAGCTGTCTAGAACCAGAGCTTAAGAAAACAACTCTCGCTTGCACGCACAGCCAGGAAACAGATTGCCTTCCCTGATGTGTTGGCTAGTCAGCAGACTCAAACAGGAATTTTGGCCCTCAGAAACACCGAATGAGCTGGCTCACTTGTAGCCAGTACCAAAGAGGTACCAAATTTGTGCATAAATGAGAGCATTGAGTGTGCAGAAGAACTGGTGCGATCTTTGGTGGGATGCCTTTGGAGTGCAAGAATTGCCTCGATGGATGATACCAAACTTCAGCATCCTGTTCTGgatagaggcaggcaataactGCTGAATGGAAGATCTACTGAATTTAAGTTTCACAACTAGAGAGCTATTGCTGTAGCCCTGTGACCTTGAACTAGGCCTGCCATCGAAAATGTTGATTTGGGAACACAAAGGGGATATTTGCATGCTTTTCCTGCCAGTTGACTTCCTTGCATTCATGAACCAATCAgttataattagaggtgggcacgaaccaggaaaatggcggttcattgcagttcgtggttcatcgcgtttcatgaacaacaaaccgccatgaacttgcctggttcgcgaactggttcatttggtttatgagtacatcacttccggggctgcagaaggtctgcagaaagcccattcccccctgttgcctaggtaacagattgatcggcgccaggctgtctgcagtgacgaaccaaaaaaacgaaccaaacaaaccgcttTAAAAATCatcgcagtttgtcagaaatgagctccgacaactgccagttcgcgaaccaaaaacccagttcatgacaaactttggtccatatttcagttcgtgcccttctctaaATATAATCTGTCATCCCAGGATATAGTGCCTAAGTTTGTCATACTCAAGTCTGTAGATACTCAAGGCCCACTTTCTGCCATCATCAGGAtccaatggtttggctttcccCAGGCAAGCACAGGGATTTCATGTCTGAATGGTCCATTATGGTTACTAGGTCACCTGCCAAGACATACCCAGATTCTTCATTTGGGACACATCAACTgttcagaaagaagaaaaaaatcaagtgtCTCTTGTGTAATTCCAAACACTCCCCACCTGATTGCTTGGGAGCAATTCTTCCTCTAGCCCCAACTTatcagtatccccccccccctgatttaTTTTAATATAAAAAGAGTGATTAATGTCAGGATTCAAATACCAAGCACACATTGCAATAAGGTATGTGTTTCCAGAAAATTCTGGTTGGTCATTTACACTGGCATCGGACACGACAGGAAATCCTTACCTGGTGAATAAATTTATCACAGTCAATGCCAGAACTTTAGTGTAGCAGAGAGGTCCGAGAAGAGCTAAAGATGAGAATTAGACTTTTGGAAACCTATTTTCAGAGAAAAGCTTTCCAGAATGTATACAAGTGAaagtggagaaggaaggagagagagagaaggccagGGAGAATAATGACTGGTTGATTTCCTTCTGATGTCACAATCCATCACAGCCCACACAATAAACCTCAGGCCTTGACATCCACCAACGGAGCAGCAGACTGAAGAGGAGGTGAGACAGAGAGATATTTCTGATTAACTTTCAGGTACATAGGGAACTTTAAGATGCTTCTTTTTATGTGATTATAGAAAAATGTTGGCGGTAAGCTACCCCCAGGTGCCTTGAACAGGAGTTTCTGAGCTCCTATTCCATGAAGGCAAGGAGAAGTGGCTTCAATGAAGGGGAACAGCCATTTTGCCCTAACACCGTTGATCTGCAGGACTTTTTTGCTGGGCTTGAATCGGGAAGTTAAGAAATGGCTCAAGTGCCCCTTGGTCCTAGTTCTCCCCTCCCGTCGCTCTAGTGGGATTCAATCGAGCTCCTGTGCCAAGAGACACCACGGGGCCCTcagccaaataataataataacatccgatttatataccgcccttcaggacaacttaatgcccactcagagcggtttacaaagtgttattattatccccacaacaataatcaccctgtgaggtgggtggggctgagagagctctgagacagctgtgactcgcccaaggtcacccagctggcttcaagtggaggagtggggaatcaaacccggctctccagatgagagtcccgtgCTCTAATCAGCCTGCCCCAGCCCCTTAAGCAGAACACCCACAAGATGCTTGCTTAGAACAGGTATGGTGCCACTGCTCCTGAGAGGCTAATTTGCATGGTCCTTTGGACCACCAAGCTAAACCATCATCCCTGAGAACTTTGCACCTCTATTCCCCCCTCTTGGCACATCCTGGCCTGTTGTCAGGGGTACCATCCCTCATTTTCATCCAAGTAAATCTACAGCACTCCAGTTTAAAACAGCAGTAAATCACATTTTTATGGAGAGCCATGCTATTGGTAATACAGGCAGTGCTTTCCAACAGAAGGGATACTAGAGAATCAACCTACTtcagggagcccccccccccctttggggttCCTTTCTGTACTGGAGTAAATACTTGCTGACAGGTTAATCTTGTTGATGCCATTTCTCTTTTTAGTAGCTCTACTGAATTTCCGTGAGAGAGGTCCCAATAGCCATAAATCCTACTGAATCCTCCAAGGAGTTTTTATGCTTGTCAGCATTAGGGAATGGAGGTTGTTTGAGAAGCTGGAGGCCTTCAGAAAGATGAGGGCCAAATATAGACACTGTTTTTGCTATAGCAGAAACTTTTACTACAGCAATTAAAAGCTTTACTGAGGAATCCACTTTGTTTATAAGCACTTGCGATCTTAAGTCCTTCTGGGCATTGCGGCTTTTTATAATCAAATCAAGTTGTACTTGTAGGACGTGGCACTGTCGGGGCATCCCTTGGAGGACTGTTGCCTGAAAATACAAAGCAAGAATCATTTATTTGGTTGTCCAACTTAGTATATCTGCCTAGAAAGCTACATCTAGAGATGGGAGTAGCTCCTCTTTAACCCAATCTACATATGCAACTGAAGGAGATGATAGAATGGACTTTGCCACTTCAAACTGCAGGTGGTGGAGGGCACAGATTGCACTTTGAATGCTCTCCCCTATAAAGCTCCTGCATGTATTAAACGCTATCCTTTCTCTGGTGTTACAGGGTCTTGCTAGATGCAGGAAGCGTTTTTAAAGCAGCCATGTTCAAAATCATGACACCCCAGCAGCAGAATGAAGTGGTATAGTCTAGAATCCTATAAGTATAACCTGTATCTATACACACCCACCCCTTTATTTTAGAGTTATGAAAACATGTCCAAAAGTTATCTAGCGTTACTGATGGAGGACATGGGCCTTCAGTTCAAGGGTGTTACTGGAGTTGTTGAGAATAGGGATCAACTTTAACTTGCCAGTGGAGTTATGTTGATACCAAGAGGCACATTGCTGTCCTGCTGGAAGAGAGGTCTGAAATGTCACTAGTGGCACAGACAGCCACCCTGATGGAGGTCAGGAAACCATTGTGGAGAAACTCCAGTGTGATCCCTCAAGCCAAACGCACCACTCTTGCTCCACATAAATGCTATTCTAATCTAataagttgtcaaaggcttttgcTCTTCAGGGCCTCTAGTTGTGCCTGTTATTCTTGTAAAGAGCTTTTTCTAAAGCGCAGGTCAGTCACTCGCAATTTATTTTTTGGTTaacatttccatttttttggGACATGAAATAATGCCTTTTGGCAATGGCAACAAAGAGCCCCCTGTTCCTTAGttgctctcccccctctcctaccTCTGAGGATTGGACCCTGAGGAATGAATGTACAGGATGCTAAACGAGATCTGGGTAGGGAAAGAGATGCATTGATGTATTTCCAGGAAGTATGCAGCTCAGGTTCAATGTGGCAAAGCAAATGGCAATCCTCCAATAGCAGTTGAGGAAAGGGAGATGGAACACAGGCAGGATGAAGAGCAGTGAGTAGCAGCCAAGAGAGAGAAGTCTCCAAGTGGAGCTATGAGTGAGGTCACAGAGGTAACATTACACTCTGGCAGGGCCCTAGAGCCCTAAACAGCTTGGAGGCTGAGCTCAAAGTACCTCCTGTGCTGCCCGATCCATTTGTTAAGATCTGTTTCCCAAGCTCTGATGTTTGTGGCCCCACCTGCAGTGATTAAGGCACGTAGAAacaagagacagggctttttcagtggtggctccgTGCCTTTGGAAGGCTCTCCCCGCCTTGAGGCTTGCCTAGTGCTTCAGGCACTAGGTCAAAGCATTTATTTTAAACTCAGGCTTTTAACGGGAGGTTCCTGTCTTAACTGGaggctttttctctttttgttgtTTGCTTCGAGTCTGTTTATGACAAtaattttaggctgctgaatATTGTAtgtccctggcttgtttttatggcttgtttcAAGATTTAAAAAATATAAGAGTCACCAACGATTTTACCGTATTGCTTTTATCTTGTATGCCCCCACAGAGCAGgctctggaaaggtggcatataaattctcTCAATAAAGAGCACAGGCTTTGCACATGAAAGAAACCTTATTTTATCCGATTATCCTATtttcttgcggagaaaaatgtacagCCAACCTGAAATATGGAAGTAGAAACACTTGCATAAAAACAAGCCGCTGGATGCAAGTGCCATTTTGCTCCGATTGCCAAACGTGGGCTTCTTCGGCATGGAATTCGGCGCTTGCAGCTCTGCACTGAAATGCTGCAGCCTGGGGAAGGAGCCTTAGCTCCATTTCTCCCCGCTCTGTTTTGTGCTTTAAGTTCACAGTTCCTCTGATTTGTTTGCTTGTCTGTTAAATCTCAGGCGCCACCGTTGTCCTCACAATCCCACACGGATTTATGACTACGGAGGGGAGTCCTGCCACATGACGGAATATGTAGACAAATACCCTGCGTACGGCAATCTCCCTCTGGCCCAAAGCCTCAAGCCCAAGCAGGAATTCCAAAAGCATGGCGGGAAAATGGAAGGAATCACAACTTTCAGGTAAATGCTACACTGAGAGGCAGAAGTGGGGATGCCCCCCAAAGAAGTAGCAGGGGCAAGACTGGCAAGAAGCAGCAGGGCCAACAGAACCATTACATGGTTAATGAGTTAACTTGACCAATATTGTtaattaaattaaacaatcaatTACATTGGCAAAACTGGCATCAATTTGTAAATGGATAgttctgggagaaaaaaaaacacactatTTTTAATTATGATTGCCCATACTGCAAAAGGCAGACATGTTCTTGGCATTCCCTCCACGAGAGAGGCGGCGAGGTTCTCTCTTCTAAAAGGGCACTGGCTATCCACGGTGTTCATAAATACTTctattaagtttttttaaaaatctgcacctgATTAAAAAGGTATACCGAACCAGTAAGTCTGGGTAAATGTTGCAGCATGGTGTAAtaagtagttagagtgtcagactaggatctgggagatccaggtttgaatctctgctgtGCCGTGAaagctcgctggatgaccttgggtcagtcatacgcTGTCACCCTAGCTCACCTCAAAGTgttcttgtggggataaaatggaggagaggagaattatgtcagCCACCTTGGTTCCCTGTGCAGGAGAAAAGTGAGGATAAATAAAGCATGCAAATAAATAATTGTGACCCATATGCTATTTGGCAGCAACACCCACAGTGCCTTTCAaataattaactttaaaaaattccttggatttgcttatttaaaaaattggtaTTGCAGGCTTTCATTCTTTAAATTCTGTTCTTTGTTCTTTCCCTCTCTAGGTCTGACTACCTTCCATATGATGTGGCAAATCGGCCTGTCCGGGTGCAAGAAGAATACAAACCAGCACCCGGAGATATTGACCTGGGAACAACTTACCGGAGAGATTATAATCCTCACAAAATACAACCAGTGATATTAGTAAGACCATTAGAGAGGAAGCACATCAAAGGAGGAAAGCTAAATACGATACCCACATACCAAGGTAATAACATGGGCTGCTTTTGCAAAGAGAAGTAGATGCTGGCGTGCCTGTTGTAAGGGCTGGGCTGGCAGTCAGCCAATGATGTGCAGAGGTCTGCCTCTCAGTAGTAGACCCTCTGGTTAAATGTGGTGCATCTCTCGTCTGATGTCATCTATAGGCTCCGAGGCAAAAGACAAGTGTCCCGTTACATTGTAAAGCAGATCTACACTATAGACCCCATTGGTTTTAAATATCATTCCCTCTTCTCAGTGAACCATGAGAATTGTAGTTGTGTTTACTCGTATATGGTGGGTAGTGATCTCTTTTTCAGCATCCttagactacacttcccaggattCACTGCAGAGAGGAAACTGTTTCAGTATAACTGGTGTAAAACTGCAGCTTGGTTTGTCAGATTCTCTCTTGCTCACAGTGGTTGGACATAATTAAACAGATGCCTATTGATGTGACCCAAAGCTATTATCATTAGCCAGCTTATTCTGCTTCTGTATGGCTTGTGGAGcataataaagattgactgactttAGACAGCCCAATGCAGAGCTTGTGTAGAATGCAGGAGATCTGTGACCTCGGTATGGGATATTAGCAGCCCAATAAGAATCCAGTTATTAAACACTGTTCTTCTCTTAAAGCTGACTATAGAGCCTGGGAAATTCAAAGAAGGGAACCTCATAAAACAGACACCTACCATCCCCCCACCGGGAAGTTTGGGAACAGCACTACATTTCAAGATGATTTTCCCCCCAAGGAAATGACTCCCCGAAAAAGTTTTAAACCTATCGCGATGACCAAGATTTCTAACCAACCTTTCAATAGTGTCACAAGCCATCGCAGTGATTACGTGGCTCACCAGCTGGAACCAAAATGGGTGAGATCAAAAGAAGAGTATAAACCAAACAGCCAACCCTTCGAAGACGTCACAACCCACCGGTGTGACTTTAGAGGGCTTTTGGGCGAGCTTCCGAAGAGCTTCAAGCCTGAATACACTAAAATAGAATCAAAGGCTCATTTTAATGGAATGACGGAATTCCGTGATAGTTTTCCGCCATGGGCAGTTTCCTTACCTGAAGTCCACAAAGCAAAAGAATATGTTCCACCCACAGGTGATATGGACCTGAATACTACATCCCATCTTGATTACGTTGAACATGAAGTCAATCCAATTGTCCTCATGAGACCATTAGAAACTAGCAGGAAGAGTAACGCTCCCTTCCAAGGGAACACAACCATGAGGGATGACTTTCAAGCTTGGGATACCAATCGGCAAGATATGATCAAGAGGCCCCAGGAAATGCCAAAGCCTTCTGGGAAATTTGATGATATGACCACTTTCAGAGCTCACTACATACCACACAGTATAGTTCCAACTCAAAGCTGCAAACCTTTAAAGATGGCATTGTCTAGTTCAGCACCTTTTGAAGAGGGAACCATGTACCGTACAGAATATACTCCAAAGATGCAGGTCATCTGCCCAGCAACCTATCCGTCTCCTCCAGGATACGTTTTTGTAAGCACCGATTCTCGTGGCCACAAGTTCTTCCGCAAAGCTACACCAGATACCAATAAGATTGCTCACGCAAATGGTAATCATGTTCCAAAGGAAATAGCAGTTGTATCGTAACTCATAATTACAGCAGTTTGCATATTCTTGTATAAGTATGTTGATGACTATCATGCAATGGGAAAACTGTTAAAGCAACTAAACAATCAAAAATAAGCACactaacaggtttttttttaaaaaattacatttttaagaGATTGGTGAAGATTCAATTATTAGTAAAATATGTGTCAGTATCTCTCTGGAATCTCTTTTCTTCAACTGCATCTTAGAACACCTTTCAATAGGATGCTTTCTTTCTTCAATAGGATGCACACCATCTTAAATCTACAGCAAACACAATTCTCTCATCCCACTTTCTCAAAAATGTGTAGGAGCGGGGAGCTGAGGTAATACATACTTGGCACATCGGTTTAAATCCTTGGCATTTCCATTTAAAATATCTTACGTCGTGGAACTGGGAAAGACCTCTCCACCTAAGCACACAAAGTCACTTGTAGCAGTAAACAGAGATGTCTTAGCTCCATGCACCAATGCTGTGACTTGAGATAAAGTTATAtccttatatatattttttttaaaaaagagcagcaacatgatgatgatgatgatggtattcaatttatattctgccttcgggacaacttaacacccactcagagcattttacaaagcgtattattattatccttccAACAATCACctggtgaagtgggtggggctgaaagagctgtgactgacccaaggtcacctagctggcttcaagaagaggagtgaggaatcaaacttggttctacagattagagtcccgctgctcttaaccactacaccaaactattgtACTAATTGAAATATCAGGGTGGTCTCTAAACTGACATACCTTCCCCCCACCAAATATTTCAAGATGCTCTCAGCCCTCTGGAATCACATTCATCTCACACATTAACAAGTCATTCACGTGTTGCCTAAGCGGTCCCAGCTCACCGCAACAAAGGATGGGCCGGGATTGTTTGGTGCATAGG
This region includes:
- the SAXO2 gene encoding stabilizer of axonemal microtubules 2, with translation MKQCLCQICTCGRHRCPHNPTRIYDYGGESCHMTEYVDKYPAYGNLPLAQSLKPKQEFQKHGGKMEGITTFRSDYLPYDVANRPVRVQEEYKPAPGDIDLGTTYRRDYNPHKIQPVILVRPLERKHIKGGKLNTIPTYQADYRAWEIQRREPHKTDTYHPPTGKFGNSTTFQDDFPPKEMTPRKSFKPIAMTKISNQPFNSVTSHRSDYVAHQLEPKWVRSKEEYKPNSQPFEDVTTHRCDFRGLLGELPKSFKPEYTKIESKAHFNGMTEFRDSFPPWAVSLPEVHKAKEYVPPTGDMDLNTTSHLDYVEHEVNPIVLMRPLETSRKSNAPFQGNTTMRDDFQAWDTNRQDMIKRPQEMPKPSGKFDDMTTFRAHYIPHSIVPTQSCKPLKMALSSSAPFEEGTMYRTEYTPKMQVICPATYPSPPGYVFVSTDSRGHKFFRKATPDTNKIAHANGNHVPKEIAVVS